A window of the Nocardia sp. NBC_01329 genome harbors these coding sequences:
- a CDS encoding histone-like nucleoid-structuring protein Lsr2, whose translation MARKVIVELVDDYDGTSIAEETVTLALDGVTYEIDLSADNAETLRSTVGFWTEHARRVGGRVKGKQRPQAANNNARTQTIREWARKNGLEVSNRGRISAEIAEAYQKAHP comes from the coding sequence ATGGCGCGTAAGGTCATCGTCGAGCTGGTCGACGACTACGACGGAACTTCGATCGCCGAGGAAACTGTCACGCTCGCTCTGGACGGTGTCACCTACGAGATCGATCTCTCCGCCGATAACGCCGAAACCCTGCGCAGCACAGTCGGATTCTGGACCGAGCATGCCCGCCGGGTCGGTGGCAGGGTGAAGGGCAAGCAACGCCCGCAGGCGGCGAACAACAATGCCCGCACCCAGACCATTCGCGAATGGGCGCGCAAGAACGGCCTGGAAGTGTCCAATCGGGGCCGGATCTCGGCGGAGATCGCCGAGGCATATCAGAAGGCCCACCCCTAG
- a CDS encoding LLM class flavin-dependent oxidoreductase codes for MELSLLDRSRTRVGEPEAAALTHTVERAVAAEKSGYRRFWVAEHHAVPGIASGSPPVLLAALGARTSTIRIGSGGVMLPHHQPLVVAEQFLMLEALFPARVDLGLGRSPAFTAPVRRAMRQEEDPPDRFAEELAELRDYLDGAGPVTAHPVTDRTVPMFVLATGQGLAVAARLGLPAVLGGPLVDSPDIAAALAGYRRDFRPSPRAQRPGVTIALDVTVAETDEEARSLVLPEAWAMARSRTTGEFPPLEPVAAIANQPWTDQTRRRVEATVRHAVAGTPQTVRRRIEELTDRTGADELLVTTSTYDRDALAASDSALARIIAG; via the coding sequence GTGGAACTGTCATTGCTGGACCGGTCGCGGACCCGGGTCGGGGAACCCGAAGCGGCCGCCTTGACCCATACCGTCGAACGGGCCGTGGCGGCCGAGAAATCCGGGTATCGGCGCTTCTGGGTGGCCGAACATCATGCGGTGCCCGGGATCGCGTCCGGCTCGCCACCCGTTCTGCTCGCGGCACTGGGCGCGCGGACCTCGACGATCCGGATCGGGTCCGGCGGGGTGATGCTGCCCCACCATCAGCCACTTGTGGTGGCCGAGCAGTTCCTCATGCTGGAGGCCCTGTTCCCCGCCCGCGTCGATCTGGGGCTCGGTCGCTCACCGGCATTCACCGCTCCGGTTCGCCGGGCCATGCGGCAGGAGGAAGACCCGCCGGACCGGTTCGCGGAGGAACTGGCCGAATTGCGTGACTACCTCGACGGAGCCGGACCCGTCACCGCGCACCCGGTGACCGACCGGACGGTGCCCATGTTCGTCCTGGCTACTGGGCAGGGACTCGCGGTCGCCGCGCGACTGGGTCTGCCGGCAGTGCTCGGCGGACCGCTGGTGGACAGCCCGGATATCGCTGCCGCACTCGCCGGTTACCGCCGTGACTTCCGGCCCAGCCCGCGCGCGCAGCGCCCGGGCGTGACGATCGCGCTGGACGTCACCGTCGCCGAAACCGACGAGGAGGCCCGCTCACTGGTCCTACCCGAAGCCTGGGCGATGGCACGCTCCCGTACGACCGGTGAATTCCCGCCGTTGGAGCCGGTAGCCGCGATCGCGAATCAGCCGTGGACCGACCAGACCCGCCGCCGCGTCGAAGCGACCGTGCGCCACGCGGTCGCGGGTACGCCACAGACCGTGCGCCGCAGGATCGAAGAACTCACCGACCGAACCGGGGCCGACGAACTGCTGGTCACCACCTCTACCTACGACCGGGACGCACTGGCCGCCTCCGATAGCGCGCTGGCGCGGATCATCGCGGGCTGA
- a CDS encoding alpha/beta fold hydrolase, protein MDEFASWRSSGARFTHRGHQIFWRAGGTGSSGTLLCLHGFPTASWDWHMLWPELCEQFERVLAPDLIGFGWSAKPQHYDYTIVDQADLAEQLLREQGVENFHILAHDYGDTVAQELLARDAERRASGDRSLMIESVCLLNGGLFPEAHRPRPIQRLLASPLGPLVGRFGSEKTFAHSLNAVFAADSRLDEEQMHQFWMLWCSKHGKRNGHKLMGYMAERRTHRQRWVGALTRPQVPVRLIDGLRDPVSGAPMVRRYRRLIAEPDVVELPEVGHYPQLEAPTETLRAFHEFHTTRVG, encoded by the coding sequence ATGGACGAGTTTGCGAGCTGGCGGTCGAGCGGAGCGCGTTTCACCCATCGCGGACACCAGATCTTCTGGCGCGCGGGCGGTACCGGATCGTCCGGAACCCTACTGTGCCTACACGGGTTCCCCACCGCGTCCTGGGATTGGCACATGCTGTGGCCTGAGCTGTGCGAGCAGTTCGAGCGGGTACTGGCCCCGGATCTGATCGGTTTCGGCTGGTCGGCCAAACCGCAGCACTACGACTACACCATCGTCGATCAGGCCGATCTGGCCGAACAGTTGCTGCGCGAACAGGGCGTGGAGAATTTCCACATCCTGGCCCACGACTACGGCGATACGGTGGCCCAGGAGCTGCTCGCCCGAGATGCCGAACGCCGGGCATCCGGCGACCGATCGCTGATGATCGAGTCGGTCTGCCTGCTCAACGGCGGCCTGTTCCCGGAAGCCCACCGGCCGCGGCCGATCCAGCGACTGCTGGCGAGCCCCCTGGGTCCGCTGGTCGGCCGGTTCGGCAGCGAGAAGACCTTCGCGCACAGCCTGAACGCGGTATTCGCCGCCGATTCCCGGCTCGACGAGGAGCAGATGCACCAGTTCTGGATGCTGTGGTGCAGTAAGCACGGGAAACGCAACGGCCACAAACTGATGGGTTATATGGCCGAGCGACGTACCCACCGGCAGCGCTGGGTCGGGGCGTTGACCCGCCCGCAGGTCCCGGTCCGGCTGATCGACGGGTTACGCGATCCGGTATCGGGTGCACCGATGGTGCGCCGCTACCGCCGGCTGATCGCCGAGCCCGACGTGGTCGAACTGCCCGAGGTGGGTCACTATCCGCAGCTCGAGGCGCCGACCGAAACTCTGCGCGCTTTCCACGAGTTCCATACGACCCGGGTGGGATAG
- a CDS encoding LLM class F420-dependent oxidoreductase: protein MRIGILLSERSGPDALRLLADDLRRTADEGFTSAWLSHIFGVDALTALAVAGSQVPDIELGTAVVPTYPRHPGALAQQARTTALAVGPDRLTLGIGLSHQVVIENMYGYGFERPARHMREYLMVLDPLLERRPASFTGETLSGNLELGIPDEGRIPVLLAALGTQMLRLAGRRADGTVLWMTGPATIRDHIAPTIGAAATEAGRPPARIVCSLPVLVTDDVDGARARAAETFATYGMLPSYRAMMDREGADGPADLAIIGSEDQVAARIRDVFDAGATEFVASVFAGGAEAQRTRELLAGLAG from the coding sequence GTGCGAATCGGCATTCTGCTCAGTGAACGGTCCGGACCCGACGCGTTGCGGCTGCTCGCCGACGATCTCCGCCGGACCGCCGACGAAGGGTTCACCTCCGCGTGGCTCTCGCATATCTTCGGCGTCGACGCGCTCACCGCGCTGGCGGTCGCTGGTAGCCAGGTCCCCGATATCGAACTCGGTACCGCGGTGGTGCCCACCTACCCGCGGCATCCAGGTGCGCTGGCCCAGCAGGCGCGCACCACCGCGCTCGCAGTGGGCCCGGATCGCCTCACTCTCGGTATCGGGCTGTCCCACCAGGTGGTCATCGAGAACATGTACGGGTACGGATTCGAACGGCCCGCCCGCCATATGCGCGAGTACCTCATGGTGCTGGATCCGCTACTGGAACGGCGTCCGGCGTCGTTCACCGGCGAGACCCTGAGCGGCAATCTGGAACTCGGGATCCCGGACGAGGGCCGTATCCCGGTGCTGCTGGCGGCTCTCGGTACCCAGATGCTGCGGCTGGCGGGGCGGCGCGCCGACGGCACCGTTCTCTGGATGACCGGACCGGCCACGATTCGTGACCATATCGCCCCGACCATCGGTGCCGCCGCCACGGAAGCAGGACGGCCGCCCGCGCGCATCGTGTGCTCGCTGCCCGTTCTGGTGACCGATGATGTGGACGGTGCCCGGGCCCGGGCCGCCGAAACCTTCGCGACCTACGGCATGCTGCCGTCGTATCGGGCGATGATGGATCGGGAAGGGGCCGACGGACCCGCGGATCTGGCCATCATCGGATCCGAGGATCAGGTCGCGGCGCGCATTCGCGATGTCTTCGACGCCGGAGCCACCGAATTCGTCGCCTCGGTCTTCGCCGGCGGCGCCGAGGCGCAGCGCACCCGGGAGCTGCTGGCCGGATTGGCCGGCTGA
- a CDS encoding universal stress protein gives MTEHEDDPHRLVSAAVVVGTDGSPAAHSAIRWGATVAARRSRRLVIAYGMNATPAKTWLVAYQPMVDEAVQTLKTHGEQALATGSQIAREAARNVDVDTLLSEQSSAKMLIELSKSAHMVVLGSRRSGAVAHLGSTILAVASHGRGTIVAVRENGEDITEGPVVVGVDGSPVSDTAVAAAFAEAAERETDLVAVHTWSDLTFTEFASTGLIEIPAEDLQTAEQAVLAERLAGWQQRYPEVTVRREVYPSTPAQHLREWSERAQLIVVGSRGRGGFKGLLLGSTSQSLVQHSACPVMITRPG, from the coding sequence ATGACCGAACACGAAGACGATCCGCACCGGCTCGTATCCGCTGCCGTCGTAGTGGGCACCGACGGTTCTCCCGCCGCGCATTCGGCCATCCGCTGGGGAGCCACGGTAGCTGCCCGGCGGAGTCGGCGCCTGGTCATCGCCTACGGCATGAACGCGACTCCGGCCAAGACTTGGCTGGTCGCCTACCAACCGATGGTCGACGAAGCCGTCCAGACGCTGAAGACCCATGGTGAGCAGGCACTCGCGACCGGATCACAGATCGCCCGCGAGGCCGCACGGAACGTCGACGTCGATACTCTGCTCTCGGAGCAGAGCTCCGCGAAAATGCTGATCGAACTGTCGAAATCGGCCCATATGGTGGTCCTCGGATCGCGGCGTAGCGGTGCGGTCGCACATCTCGGATCGACCATTCTGGCGGTCGCGTCACACGGCCGCGGCACGATCGTCGCCGTCCGCGAGAACGGTGAGGACATCACCGAGGGTCCTGTGGTCGTCGGTGTCGACGGCAGCCCGGTCAGCGACACCGCGGTGGCCGCGGCGTTCGCCGAAGCCGCCGAACGCGAAACGGATCTGGTCGCGGTGCACACCTGGAGTGATCTGACCTTCACCGAGTTCGCGAGTACCGGATTGATCGAGATCCCGGCCGAGGATCTACAGACCGCCGAACAGGCGGTGCTGGCCGAGCGGCTGGCCGGCTGGCAGCAACGCTACCCAGAGGTCACCGTGCGGCGCGAGGTGTATCCGTCGACCCCGGCGCAGCATCTGCGCGAATGGTCCGAACGCGCACAACTGATCGTGGTCGGCAGCCGGGGGCGCGGCGGGTTCAAGGGGTTGCTGCTGGGGTCGACCAGTCAGTCGCTGGTTCAGCACTCCGCCTGCCCGGTCATGATCACCCGGCCGGGCTGA
- a CDS encoding GNAT family N-acetyltransferase → MLISDGVIGLRPIEVADATAHRAARNRESVRRTAGPGTPNVVADFERCAEEWAQDGPCKTFGVVDVVSHTLAGTLDLAVEQEFLAKRQADIAYGIYAPWRGLAGRSVVLACRYLARHDLADEAVLRIDPDNTAAIALAHRLGFHYHHTVADAEGRLDWFIQAI, encoded by the coding sequence GTGCTGATATCGGATGGGGTGATCGGGCTACGGCCGATCGAGGTGGCCGACGCCACCGCGCATCGGGCTGCCCGGAATCGGGAATCGGTACGGCGTACCGCGGGACCCGGAACTCCGAATGTGGTCGCCGATTTCGAGCGCTGCGCCGAGGAATGGGCGCAGGACGGTCCGTGTAAGACGTTCGGCGTCGTGGACGTCGTATCCCATACGCTGGCCGGGACCCTGGACCTCGCGGTCGAACAGGAATTCCTGGCGAAACGCCAGGCCGATATCGCCTACGGAATCTACGCACCGTGGCGCGGGCTCGCCGGCCGAAGTGTGGTCCTGGCGTGCCGATATCTGGCTCGCCACGATCTTGCCGACGAGGCGGTACTGCGTATCGATCCGGACAATACGGCGGCGATCGCACTGGCACACCGGCTCGGTTTCCATTACCACCACACCGTTGCCGATGCCGAGGGCCGGCTCGACTGGTTCATCCAAGCGATCTGA
- the ku gene encoding non-homologous end joining protein Ku, whose amino-acid sequence MRSIWKGSIAFGLVNVPVKVYTATEDHDIKFHQVHAKDGGRIKYDRVCTICGQSVAFADIDKQYESPDGEKVVLNDDDFAKLPVAEKHEIPVLQFVPSDQIDPILYDKTYYLEPDSNTPKAYVLLAATLERIDRTALVHFTLRQKTRLAAMRVRDGMLVLQTLLWPDEVRSVSFESLEDATAPRPQEIKMAETLVESMSEDFEPDQYTDEYQVELQRLLDEAVASGDGKAPERPEAAAAETDAEVVDLVAALQRSLEASGAGGESEPAKKTRKSSPRKATARKAAEPKARKTAQKRTRKGA is encoded by the coding sequence ATGCGGTCAATCTGGAAAGGCTCGATCGCGTTCGGGCTGGTGAACGTCCCGGTGAAGGTCTACACGGCCACAGAGGACCACGACATCAAATTTCACCAGGTCCACGCCAAAGACGGCGGCCGGATCAAATACGACCGTGTGTGCACCATCTGCGGGCAATCGGTCGCATTCGCCGATATCGATAAACAATACGAATCGCCGGACGGGGAGAAAGTCGTCCTCAACGACGACGATTTCGCCAAACTCCCGGTGGCCGAGAAACACGAGATCCCGGTTCTGCAATTCGTACCGTCGGATCAGATCGACCCCATCCTGTACGACAAGACGTACTACCTGGAGCCGGATTCCAACACGCCGAAGGCGTACGTGCTGCTGGCCGCCACGCTCGAACGTATCGACCGCACCGCGCTCGTGCATTTCACGCTCCGCCAGAAGACCAGGCTGGCGGCCATGCGGGTACGGGACGGGATGCTGGTGCTACAGACCCTGTTGTGGCCCGACGAGGTGCGCTCGGTTTCCTTCGAATCCCTGGAGGACGCCACCGCGCCGCGTCCCCAGGAGATCAAGATGGCCGAAACGCTCGTCGAATCGATGTCGGAGGATTTCGAACCCGACCAGTACACCGACGAATACCAGGTCGAACTCCAGCGCCTGCTGGACGAGGCCGTCGCCAGCGGGGACGGGAAAGCACCGGAACGCCCCGAGGCGGCCGCGGCGGAGACCGACGCCGAAGTCGTCGATCTCGTGGCCGCGCTACAGCGCAGCCTGGAAGCCAGCGGAGCCGGGGGCGAGTCCGAACCGGCGAAGAAAACGCGGAAATCCTCACCCCGGAAAGCGACGGCGCGAAAAGCAGCCGAGCCGAAAGCACGCAAAACAGCGCAGAAGCGAACCCGGAAAGGCGCCTGA
- a CDS encoding lycopene cyclase family protein: MTLPCFDPSVSADIAICGLGPAGRALAHRCLVRGMTVLAVDPNPRRRWRATYAVWSDELPAWLDRSVIAATVTAPRAHGLREHIIARAYSVLDTALLQQTLDLTGATVVPGRVVSLDRHTVMLDSGRALRAGRVVDARGLRRRPRRAEQTAYGLMLSGDPMPDALFMDWRPDNGADPGTPPSFLYAVPLGGDTVLYEETCLVGAPALTPEELARRLYHRLRARGIALRGDEPIERVRFPVTGGRPGAGRFGAAGGYLHPATGYSVAAALSAADTVAAGGSGWTLAAHTVYRLRRAGLRALLALPPADIPRFFDAFFDLDTELQRAYLSRRDDPAGTLTAMSGLFFALPTGVRARLTAATLGLRPLSPRPSSSVIME; the protein is encoded by the coding sequence ATGACGCTGCCGTGTTTCGATCCGTCGGTGAGCGCCGATATCGCCATCTGCGGGCTCGGGCCGGCCGGGCGCGCGCTCGCCCATCGCTGCCTGGTTCGCGGGATGACCGTCCTCGCCGTGGATCCGAATCCGCGGCGTCGCTGGCGCGCGACCTACGCCGTCTGGTCCGATGAGCTGCCCGCCTGGCTGGACCGTTCCGTCATCGCGGCCACTGTCACCGCACCGCGCGCCCACGGCCTGCGCGAACACATCATCGCTCGCGCGTACTCGGTGCTGGACACCGCCCTGCTCCAGCAAACGCTCGATCTCACCGGCGCCACGGTGGTACCCGGCCGGGTGGTTTCACTGGACCGGCACACGGTCATGCTCGACAGCGGCCGCGCCCTGCGGGCAGGACGGGTCGTCGATGCGCGCGGACTGCGGCGCCGTCCGCGCCGCGCCGAACAGACCGCCTACGGCCTCATGCTGTCGGGCGACCCGATGCCGGACGCACTGTTCATGGACTGGCGGCCGGACAACGGAGCGGATCCCGGCACGCCACCGTCGTTCCTGTACGCGGTCCCACTCGGGGGTGACACCGTCCTGTACGAGGAGACCTGCCTGGTGGGTGCCCCCGCCCTCACACCGGAAGAACTCGCCCGCCGTCTTTACCACCGGTTGCGGGCGCGCGGTATCGCGCTGCGGGGCGACGAACCGATCGAGCGGGTCCGTTTCCCGGTCACCGGTGGTAGACCCGGAGCCGGGCGCTTCGGCGCGGCGGGCGGATATCTGCATCCGGCCACCGGCTACAGCGTCGCGGCCGCACTGTCGGCCGCCGATACCGTCGCCGCCGGCGGCTCGGGCTGGACCCTCGCGGCCCACACGGTCTACCGGCTTCGCCGGGCCGGATTGCGTGCGCTACTGGCGCTGCCGCCGGCCGATATCCCCCGCTTCTTCGACGCCTTCTTCGACCTCGATACCGAACTGCAACGCGCCTATCTCTCCCGCCGCGACGACCCGGCGGGCACGCTCACCGCCATGTCCGGGCTGTTTTTCGCACTCCCGACGGGCGTCCGGGCCCGGCTCACGGCGGCGACACTCGGTCTGCGACCGCTCTCGCCCCGGCCGTCCAGTTCGGTCATCATGGAGTGA
- a CDS encoding MFS transporter: MTNVEAARTAPDTRAGRRAWFGLAVLLLPVLLVSMDMSVLFLALPTLTDDLDPTAAQQLWILDIYGFLIAGLLITMGNLGDRIGRRTILVAGATVFGIASALAAFAPSAEVLIAARALMGLGGATLLPSSLALISNLFPDRRQRSTAIGVWTAFFAGGSAVGPIIGGVLLHHFWWGSVFLINVPVLLVLLVFAPLLLPEHRATALGPLDLPSVILSIGGILPAVYAVKRIAESGPDIEALGGALVGVAVLVLFVRRQRRLADPLVDLALFARARFSVAIGSSTAAMMSLAGLSYLSSIWLQSVTGRDPLQAAVLGIPMAVTVFIFAVNGAAVGRVLGVRWAFVVALVLAAAGNLLVLGIGADGGTGWYVAGSAIAGIGYGIVFTLVSEVAVASVPPERAGSAVGISETSFELGNALGLALLGSLAALVFRSGGDFAPTLGETVHHYASDSGLLVAARESFVNGAHASIAAGAGVLLLMGIVAFVVGRGEASAGSTATDR, translated from the coding sequence ATGACGAACGTGGAGGCGGCGCGGACCGCACCGGATACGAGGGCCGGGCGGCGCGCCTGGTTCGGTCTGGCCGTGCTCCTGCTGCCCGTGTTGCTGGTGTCCATGGATATGTCGGTGCTGTTCCTCGCGCTGCCCACCCTCACCGACGACCTCGATCCGACCGCCGCCCAGCAGTTGTGGATCCTCGACATATACGGATTCCTGATCGCGGGCCTGCTGATCACCATGGGGAACCTGGGTGACCGGATCGGCCGGCGCACCATACTCGTGGCGGGTGCGACCGTGTTCGGCATCGCCTCGGCTCTCGCGGCGTTCGCGCCCAGCGCCGAGGTGCTGATCGCGGCACGCGCGCTCATGGGTCTCGGCGGGGCCACCCTGCTGCCGTCGAGTCTTGCTCTGATCTCCAATCTCTTTCCGGACCGGCGGCAGCGCTCGACGGCCATCGGAGTGTGGACGGCGTTCTTCGCCGGCGGATCGGCCGTCGGGCCGATCATCGGAGGGGTCCTGCTGCACCATTTCTGGTGGGGTTCGGTGTTCCTGATCAATGTGCCGGTGCTGCTGGTCCTGCTCGTGTTCGCGCCCCTGCTGCTGCCCGAGCACCGAGCCACCGCACTGGGCCCGCTGGATCTGCCCAGCGTGATCCTGTCCATCGGCGGCATCCTGCCCGCGGTGTACGCGGTGAAACGCATCGCTGAATCCGGGCCCGATATCGAGGCGCTCGGCGGTGCCCTCGTCGGCGTGGCCGTTCTCGTCCTGTTCGTGCGCCGGCAGCGGCGGCTGGCCGATCCCTTGGTCGACCTGGCACTTTTCGCCCGGGCCCGGTTCTCGGTGGCCATCGGGTCGAGCACCGCGGCGATGATGTCGCTGGCCGGGCTCAGCTATCTGAGCAGTATCTGGCTGCAGTCGGTGACCGGGCGCGACCCGTTGCAGGCGGCCGTCCTGGGGATACCGATGGCCGTTACCGTGTTCATCTTCGCGGTGAACGGGGCAGCGGTGGGCCGGGTGCTCGGTGTGCGGTGGGCGTTCGTGGTGGCACTGGTGCTGGCCGCCGCCGGGAACCTGCTGGTGCTCGGGATCGGCGCCGACGGGGGCACGGGCTGGTATGTCGCCGGGTCGGCGATCGCCGGTATCGGCTATGGGATCGTGTTCACGCTGGTATCGGAGGTCGCGGTCGCTTCGGTGCCACCGGAACGAGCCGGTTCGGCCGTCGGGATCTCCGAAACCAGTTTCGAACTCGGGAACGCTCTCGGGCTGGCCCTGCTCGGCTCGCTCGCGGCGCTCGTCTTCCGCTCCGGTGGCGACTTCGCGCCGACCCTGGGCGAGACTGTCCACCACTACGCGTCCGATTCCGGACTGCTGGTGGCGGCGCGGGAATCCTTCGTCAACGGCGCGCACGCGTCCATCGCCGCCGGAGCCGGGGTGCTGCTGCTGATGGGGATCGTCGCCTTCGTGGTCGGCAGAGGAGAAGCGTCGGCGGGCTCGACGGCGACCGACCGGTGA